A single genomic interval of Camelina sativa cultivar DH55 chromosome 11, Cs, whole genome shotgun sequence harbors:
- the LOC104721392 gene encoding uncharacterized protein LOC104721392 isoform X6 gives MTRNLNILNALPHGRVEDALIELYLAGYKQEPSYSSYKMTSGESTQDHHMLSANGDDEAEELEDGEWIPEEDFDPQEDNFSEDAPLSEEERWLAQYGQVIESPEKTLPEIPSVDLWDWKLVSETKEALADNEQVVRLVGRLVRRSANLHPSVASGGTLLKTAPICEARLHLVRVRTGQVYKLRNPSAKYLASLSVYDSSDPTKDWGFPDISTAWQNPDSKRKGKRVKPKTDSKLKHREVDMIEELETKRKAKKVKPKTDCKLTAKPREVDMFEEQEAESKAQKVKQKTDCQLTVKPQDQVNITEEQRSCSYRDRAAERRNLHGGYGVGPGQKGTMVGDNTDEHSVTDTASEEDAAAEALELSFGSGSYARRIMRNMGWKEGETLGKNTNGLVEPIQAVGNTGNVGLGFPQRKRR, from the exons ATGACCAGGAACCTGAACATCCTCAACGCCCTTCCTCATGGTAG GGTGGAAGATGCACTTATCGAACTTTATTTGGCTGGTTATAAACAAGAGCCCAGTTATTCCAGCTATAAGATGACTTCAGGGGAAAGTACTCAGGATCATCATATGTTGTCAGCTAATG GAGACGATGAGGCTGAGGAACTTGAAGACGGAGAATGGATTCCTGAAGAGGATTTTGATCCACAGGAAGACAACTTCAGTGAAG ATGCTCCTTTAAGCGAGGAAGAAAGATGGTTAGCACAATATGGTCAAGTCATCGAATCCCCTGAGAAGACTCTTCCTGAGATCCCGTCTGTTGATTTGTGGGATTGGAAACTTGTTTCAGAAACCAAAGAAGCTTTAGCTGACAATGAACAGGTGGTTAGGTTAGTAGGGAGGCTGGTCAGACGGTCTGCCAACCTTCATCCATCTGTGGCTTCTGGTGGCACACTTCTCAAGACTGCTCCAATTTGCGAAGCAAGACTTCACCTCGTGCGAGTTAGGACAG GTCAGGTCTATAAACTTCGAAATCCTAGCGCCAAATACCTTGCATCCTTGTCAGTGTATGACTCCTCTGACCCAACAAAAGATTGGGGATTCCCTGATATTTCAACTGCATGGCAAAATCCTGATTCAAAACGCAAAGGTAAGAGGGTGAAACCAAAAACTGACTCCAAACTGAAGCATCGTGAAGTCGACATGATTGAAGAG CTGGAGACAAAACGCAAAGCTAAGAAGGTGAAACCAAAAACTGACTGCAAACTTACAGCGAAGCCTCGTGAAGTCGACATGTTTGAAGAG CAGGAGGCAGAAAGCAAAGCTCAGAAGGTGAAACAAAAAACTGACTGCCAACTCACAGTGAAGCCACAAGATCAAGTCAATATAACTGAAGAG CAGAGAAGCTGTTCATACAGAGATAGAGCCGCTGAGAGAAGAAATTTGCATGGTGGATATGGTGTTGGGCCAGGTCAAAAAGGAACAATGGTGGGCGATAACACGGACGAGCATTCAGTTACCGACACTGCTTCTGAAGAGGATGCTGCAGCAGAAGCATTGGAGTTATCATTTGGATCTGGAAGTTATGCAAGGAGAATAATGAGAAACATGGGTTGGAAGGAG GGTGAGACGCTGGGAAAGAATACAAATGGTTTGGTTGAACCGATACAAGCAGTGGGAAACACTGGGAATGTAGGGCTAGGTTTTCctcaaaggaaaagaagataA
- the LOC104721392 gene encoding uncharacterized protein LOC104721392 isoform X3, producing MLDSNLTNSSPCTCLGMFLIICIGFWMLTSCFVNRSSGFYHDPNAGWYYCSKDGRYYKHENGEYVPLEYEESGGPVDIVTCDLSEDDSNRKYALHQAENVESEYKVSLSNPGEAPSDPTGSSNDQEPEHPQRPSSWVEDALIELYLAGYKQEPSYSSYKMTSGESTQDHHMLSANGDDEAEELEDGEWIPEEDFDPQEDNFSEDAPLSEEERWLAQYGQVIESPEKTLPEIPSVDLWDWKLVSETKEALADNEQVVRLVGRLVRRSANLHPSVASGGTLLKTAPICEARLHLVRVRTGQVYKLRNPSAKYLASLSVYDSSDPTKDWGFPDISTAWQNPDSKRKGKRVKPKTDSKLKHREVDMIEELETKRKAKKVKPKTDCKLTAKPREVDMFEEQEAESKAQKVKQKTDCQLTVKPQDQVNITEERSCSYRDRAAERRNLHGGYGVGPGQKGTMVGDNTDEHSVTDTASEEDAAAEALELSFGSGSYARRIMRNMGWKEGETLGKNTNGLVEPIQAVGNTGNVGLGFPQRKRR from the exons ATGCTTGATTCGAATTTAACTAACAGCTCACCTTGCACATGCCTAGGaatgtttttgataatttgtaTTGGTTTTTGGATGCTAACTTCATGTTTTGTGAATCGCAGTAGTGGGTTTTATCATGATCCAAATGCTGGTTGGTATTATTGTAGCAAGGATGGTCGTTACTACAAGCATGAGAATGGCGAATATGTTCCCTTGGAATATGAAGAGTCTGGTGGTCCTGTAGATATCGTCACTTGTGATCTATCCGAAGATGACTCAAACAGAAAGTATGCTCTTCATCAGGCTGAGAATGTAGAAAGTGAGTATAAAGTTTCACTGAGTAATCCTGGAGAAGCTCCTTCAG ATCCAACAGGGTCCTCAAATGACCAGGAACCTGAACATCCTCAACGCCCTTCCTCATG GGTGGAAGATGCACTTATCGAACTTTATTTGGCTGGTTATAAACAAGAGCCCAGTTATTCCAGCTATAAGATGACTTCAGGGGAAAGTACTCAGGATCATCATATGTTGTCAGCTAATG GAGACGATGAGGCTGAGGAACTTGAAGACGGAGAATGGATTCCTGAAGAGGATTTTGATCCACAGGAAGACAACTTCAGTGAAG ATGCTCCTTTAAGCGAGGAAGAAAGATGGTTAGCACAATATGGTCAAGTCATCGAATCCCCTGAGAAGACTCTTCCTGAGATCCCGTCTGTTGATTTGTGGGATTGGAAACTTGTTTCAGAAACCAAAGAAGCTTTAGCTGACAATGAACAGGTGGTTAGGTTAGTAGGGAGGCTGGTCAGACGGTCTGCCAACCTTCATCCATCTGTGGCTTCTGGTGGCACACTTCTCAAGACTGCTCCAATTTGCGAAGCAAGACTTCACCTCGTGCGAGTTAGGACAG GTCAGGTCTATAAACTTCGAAATCCTAGCGCCAAATACCTTGCATCCTTGTCAGTGTATGACTCCTCTGACCCAACAAAAGATTGGGGATTCCCTGATATTTCAACTGCATGGCAAAATCCTGATTCAAAACGCAAAGGTAAGAGGGTGAAACCAAAAACTGACTCCAAACTGAAGCATCGTGAAGTCGACATGATTGAAGAG CTGGAGACAAAACGCAAAGCTAAGAAGGTGAAACCAAAAACTGACTGCAAACTTACAGCGAAGCCTCGTGAAGTCGACATGTTTGAAGAG CAGGAGGCAGAAAGCAAAGCTCAGAAGGTGAAACAAAAAACTGACTGCCAACTCACAGTGAAGCCACAAGATCAAGTCAATATAACTGAAGAG AGAAGCTGTTCATACAGAGATAGAGCCGCTGAGAGAAGAAATTTGCATGGTGGATATGGTGTTGGGCCAGGTCAAAAAGGAACAATGGTGGGCGATAACACGGACGAGCATTCAGTTACCGACACTGCTTCTGAAGAGGATGCTGCAGCAGAAGCATTGGAGTTATCATTTGGATCTGGAAGTTATGCAAGGAGAATAATGAGAAACATGGGTTGGAAGGAG GGTGAGACGCTGGGAAAGAATACAAATGGTTTGGTTGAACCGATACAAGCAGTGGGAAACACTGGGAATGTAGGGCTAGGTTTTCctcaaaggaaaagaagataA
- the LOC104721392 gene encoding uncharacterized protein LOC104721392 isoform X1 produces MLDSNLTNSSPCTCLGMFLIICIGFWMLTSCFVNRSSGFYHDPNAGWYYCSKDGRYYKHENGEYVPLEYEESGGPVDIVTCDLSEDDSNRKYALHQAENVESEYKVSLSNPGEAPSDPTGSSNDQEPEHPQRPSSWVEDALIELYLAGYKQEPSYSSYKMTSGESTQDHHMLSANGDDEAEELEDGEWIPEEDFDPQEDNFSEDAPLSEEERWLAQYGQVIESPEKTLPEIPSVDLWDWKLVSETKEALADNEQVVRLVGRLVRRSANLHPSVASGGTLLKTAPICEARLHLVRVRTGQVYKLRNPSAKYLASLSVYDSSDPTKDWGFPDISTAWQNPDSKRKGKRVKPKTDSKLKHREVDMIEELETKRKAKKVKPKTDCKLTAKPREVDMFEEQEAESKAQKVKQKTDCQLTVKPQDQVNITEEQRSCSYRDRAAERRNLHGGYGVGPGQKGTMVGDNTDEHSVTDTASEEDAAAEALELSFGSGSYARRIMRNMGWKEGETLGKNTNGLVEPIQAVGNTGNVGLGFPQRKRR; encoded by the exons ATGCTTGATTCGAATTTAACTAACAGCTCACCTTGCACATGCCTAGGaatgtttttgataatttgtaTTGGTTTTTGGATGCTAACTTCATGTTTTGTGAATCGCAGTAGTGGGTTTTATCATGATCCAAATGCTGGTTGGTATTATTGTAGCAAGGATGGTCGTTACTACAAGCATGAGAATGGCGAATATGTTCCCTTGGAATATGAAGAGTCTGGTGGTCCTGTAGATATCGTCACTTGTGATCTATCCGAAGATGACTCAAACAGAAAGTATGCTCTTCATCAGGCTGAGAATGTAGAAAGTGAGTATAAAGTTTCACTGAGTAATCCTGGAGAAGCTCCTTCAG ATCCAACAGGGTCCTCAAATGACCAGGAACCTGAACATCCTCAACGCCCTTCCTCATG GGTGGAAGATGCACTTATCGAACTTTATTTGGCTGGTTATAAACAAGAGCCCAGTTATTCCAGCTATAAGATGACTTCAGGGGAAAGTACTCAGGATCATCATATGTTGTCAGCTAATG GAGACGATGAGGCTGAGGAACTTGAAGACGGAGAATGGATTCCTGAAGAGGATTTTGATCCACAGGAAGACAACTTCAGTGAAG ATGCTCCTTTAAGCGAGGAAGAAAGATGGTTAGCACAATATGGTCAAGTCATCGAATCCCCTGAGAAGACTCTTCCTGAGATCCCGTCTGTTGATTTGTGGGATTGGAAACTTGTTTCAGAAACCAAAGAAGCTTTAGCTGACAATGAACAGGTGGTTAGGTTAGTAGGGAGGCTGGTCAGACGGTCTGCCAACCTTCATCCATCTGTGGCTTCTGGTGGCACACTTCTCAAGACTGCTCCAATTTGCGAAGCAAGACTTCACCTCGTGCGAGTTAGGACAG GTCAGGTCTATAAACTTCGAAATCCTAGCGCCAAATACCTTGCATCCTTGTCAGTGTATGACTCCTCTGACCCAACAAAAGATTGGGGATTCCCTGATATTTCAACTGCATGGCAAAATCCTGATTCAAAACGCAAAGGTAAGAGGGTGAAACCAAAAACTGACTCCAAACTGAAGCATCGTGAAGTCGACATGATTGAAGAG CTGGAGACAAAACGCAAAGCTAAGAAGGTGAAACCAAAAACTGACTGCAAACTTACAGCGAAGCCTCGTGAAGTCGACATGTTTGAAGAG CAGGAGGCAGAAAGCAAAGCTCAGAAGGTGAAACAAAAAACTGACTGCCAACTCACAGTGAAGCCACAAGATCAAGTCAATATAACTGAAGAG CAGAGAAGCTGTTCATACAGAGATAGAGCCGCTGAGAGAAGAAATTTGCATGGTGGATATGGTGTTGGGCCAGGTCAAAAAGGAACAATGGTGGGCGATAACACGGACGAGCATTCAGTTACCGACACTGCTTCTGAAGAGGATGCTGCAGCAGAAGCATTGGAGTTATCATTTGGATCTGGAAGTTATGCAAGGAGAATAATGAGAAACATGGGTTGGAAGGAG GGTGAGACGCTGGGAAAGAATACAAATGGTTTGGTTGAACCGATACAAGCAGTGGGAAACACTGGGAATGTAGGGCTAGGTTTTCctcaaaggaaaagaagataA
- the LOC104721392 gene encoding uncharacterized protein LOC104721392 isoform X4, whose product MPDDDKELQQEPKEEEDSYVWDSDSQLYIHHSSGFYHDPNAGWYYCSKDGRYYKHENGEYVPLEYEESGGPVDIVTCDLSEDDSNRKYALHQAENVESEYKVSLSNPGEAPSDPTGSSNDQEPEHPQRPSSWVEDALIELYLAGYKQEPSYSSYKMTSGESTQDHHMLSANGDDEAEELEDGEWIPEEDFDPQEDNFSEDAPLSEEERWLAQYGQVIESPEKTLPEIPSVDLWDWKLVSETKEALADNEQVVRLVGRLVRRSANLHPSVASGGTLLKTAPICEARLHLVRVRTGQVYKLRNPSAKYLASLSVYDSSDPTKDWGFPDISTAWQNPDSKRKGKRVKPKTDSKLKHREVDMIEELETKRKAKKVKPKTDCKLTAKPREVDMFEEQEAESKAQKVKQKTDCQLTVKPQDQVNITEEQRSCSYRDRAAERRNLHGGYGVGPGQKGTMVGDNTDEHSVTDTASEEDAAAEALELSFGSGSYARRIMRNMGWKEGETLGKNTNGLVEPIQAVGNTGNVGLGFPQRKRR is encoded by the exons ATGCCCGACGACGATAAAGAGTTGCAGCAGGAacccaaggaagaagaagactcctATGTTTGGGACAGCGATTCGCAGCTCTACATCCATCACAG TAGTGGGTTTTATCATGATCCAAATGCTGGTTGGTATTATTGTAGCAAGGATGGTCGTTACTACAAGCATGAGAATGGCGAATATGTTCCCTTGGAATATGAAGAGTCTGGTGGTCCTGTAGATATCGTCACTTGTGATCTATCCGAAGATGACTCAAACAGAAAGTATGCTCTTCATCAGGCTGAGAATGTAGAAAGTGAGTATAAAGTTTCACTGAGTAATCCTGGAGAAGCTCCTTCAG ATCCAACAGGGTCCTCAAATGACCAGGAACCTGAACATCCTCAACGCCCTTCCTCATG GGTGGAAGATGCACTTATCGAACTTTATTTGGCTGGTTATAAACAAGAGCCCAGTTATTCCAGCTATAAGATGACTTCAGGGGAAAGTACTCAGGATCATCATATGTTGTCAGCTAATG GAGACGATGAGGCTGAGGAACTTGAAGACGGAGAATGGATTCCTGAAGAGGATTTTGATCCACAGGAAGACAACTTCAGTGAAG ATGCTCCTTTAAGCGAGGAAGAAAGATGGTTAGCACAATATGGTCAAGTCATCGAATCCCCTGAGAAGACTCTTCCTGAGATCCCGTCTGTTGATTTGTGGGATTGGAAACTTGTTTCAGAAACCAAAGAAGCTTTAGCTGACAATGAACAGGTGGTTAGGTTAGTAGGGAGGCTGGTCAGACGGTCTGCCAACCTTCATCCATCTGTGGCTTCTGGTGGCACACTTCTCAAGACTGCTCCAATTTGCGAAGCAAGACTTCACCTCGTGCGAGTTAGGACAG GTCAGGTCTATAAACTTCGAAATCCTAGCGCCAAATACCTTGCATCCTTGTCAGTGTATGACTCCTCTGACCCAACAAAAGATTGGGGATTCCCTGATATTTCAACTGCATGGCAAAATCCTGATTCAAAACGCAAAGGTAAGAGGGTGAAACCAAAAACTGACTCCAAACTGAAGCATCGTGAAGTCGACATGATTGAAGAG CTGGAGACAAAACGCAAAGCTAAGAAGGTGAAACCAAAAACTGACTGCAAACTTACAGCGAAGCCTCGTGAAGTCGACATGTTTGAAGAG CAGGAGGCAGAAAGCAAAGCTCAGAAGGTGAAACAAAAAACTGACTGCCAACTCACAGTGAAGCCACAAGATCAAGTCAATATAACTGAAGAG CAGAGAAGCTGTTCATACAGAGATAGAGCCGCTGAGAGAAGAAATTTGCATGGTGGATATGGTGTTGGGCCAGGTCAAAAAGGAACAATGGTGGGCGATAACACGGACGAGCATTCAGTTACCGACACTGCTTCTGAAGAGGATGCTGCAGCAGAAGCATTGGAGTTATCATTTGGATCTGGAAGTTATGCAAGGAGAATAATGAGAAACATGGGTTGGAAGGAG GGTGAGACGCTGGGAAAGAATACAAATGGTTTGGTTGAACCGATACAAGCAGTGGGAAACACTGGGAATGTAGGGCTAGGTTTTCctcaaaggaaaagaagataA
- the LOC104727583 gene encoding elicitor-responsive protein 3-like, with the protein MSTMAGIQGQVLEVTVVGCQKLKDTEWFSRQDPYVVLEYSGSRHRTRTCTDGGKNAVFQEKFMFTLLEGLRDLKVAVWNSNTLSTDNFIGNATIQLQKVLSQGYDDCTWTLQTKTGRFAGEVRLILHYAGAKKHNYGSALSSSAICLSSSVNLGLPSGSFSLPASSTILYLPSFSIPSSTIILPTRSIPRTIPTSVLKAPAFRIKLFMNV; encoded by the exons ATGTCGACGATGGCGGGTATACAAGGCCAGGTTCTCGAGGTCACTG TTGTTGGGTGCCAGAAATTGAAAGATACAGAATGGTTTTCAAGGCAAGATCCATACGTCGTCCTTGAGTATAGCGGCTCAAGGCACCGTACCAGAACCTGCACAG ATGGTGGAAAGAACGCTGTTTTCCAAGAGAAGTTTATGTTCACTTTGCTTGAAGGGCTTAGGGATCTTAAGGTTGCTGTCTGGAATAGCAATACCCTCTCCACTGATAACTTCATTGGCAATGCAAC gattcAATTGCAGAAGGTTCTTTCTCAGGGATACGATGACTGCACCTGGACTTTGCAGACTAAAACTGGAAG ATTCGCTGGAGAAGTAAGACTCATACTACATTATGCAGGAGCAAAG AAACATAATTACGGGTCTGC CTTATCCTCCTCCGCCATCTGCTTATCCTCCTCCGTCAACCTCGGCTTACCCTCCGGTTCCTTCAGCTTACCCGCCTCCTCCACCATCCTCTACTTACCCTCCTTCTCCATACCCTCCTCAACAATCATATTACCCACAAG GTCCATACCAAGGACAATACCCACCTCCGTACTAAAAGCTCCGGCGTTTAGAATAAAGTTGTTTATGAATGTATAG
- the LOC104721392 gene encoding uncharacterized protein LOC104721392 isoform X5, protein MPDDDKELQQEPKEEEDSYVWDSDSQLYIHHSSGFYHDPNAGWYYCSKDGRYYKHENGEYVPLEYEESGGPVDIVTCDLSEDDSNRKYALHQAENVESEYKVSLSNPGEAPSDPTGSSNDQEPEHPQRPSSWVEDALIELYLAGYKQEPSYSSYKMTSGESTQDHHMLSANGDDEAEELEDGEWIPEEDFDPQEDNFSEDAPLSEEERWLAQYGQVIESPEKTLPEIPSVDLWDWKLVSETKEALADNEQVVRLVGRLVRRSANLHPSVASGGTLLKTAPICEARLHLVRVRTGQVYKLRNPSAKYLASLSVYDSSDPTKDWGFPDISTAWQNPDSKRKGKRVKPKTDSKLKHREVDMIEELETKRKAKKVKPKTDCKLTAKPREVDMFEEQEAESKAQKVKQKTDCQLTVKPQDQVNITEERSCSYRDRAAERRNLHGGYGVGPGQKGTMVGDNTDEHSVTDTASEEDAAAEALELSFGSGSYARRIMRNMGWKEGETLGKNTNGLVEPIQAVGNTGNVGLGFPQRKRR, encoded by the exons ATGCCCGACGACGATAAAGAGTTGCAGCAGGAacccaaggaagaagaagactcctATGTTTGGGACAGCGATTCGCAGCTCTACATCCATCACAG TAGTGGGTTTTATCATGATCCAAATGCTGGTTGGTATTATTGTAGCAAGGATGGTCGTTACTACAAGCATGAGAATGGCGAATATGTTCCCTTGGAATATGAAGAGTCTGGTGGTCCTGTAGATATCGTCACTTGTGATCTATCCGAAGATGACTCAAACAGAAAGTATGCTCTTCATCAGGCTGAGAATGTAGAAAGTGAGTATAAAGTTTCACTGAGTAATCCTGGAGAAGCTCCTTCAG ATCCAACAGGGTCCTCAAATGACCAGGAACCTGAACATCCTCAACGCCCTTCCTCATG GGTGGAAGATGCACTTATCGAACTTTATTTGGCTGGTTATAAACAAGAGCCCAGTTATTCCAGCTATAAGATGACTTCAGGGGAAAGTACTCAGGATCATCATATGTTGTCAGCTAATG GAGACGATGAGGCTGAGGAACTTGAAGACGGAGAATGGATTCCTGAAGAGGATTTTGATCCACAGGAAGACAACTTCAGTGAAG ATGCTCCTTTAAGCGAGGAAGAAAGATGGTTAGCACAATATGGTCAAGTCATCGAATCCCCTGAGAAGACTCTTCCTGAGATCCCGTCTGTTGATTTGTGGGATTGGAAACTTGTTTCAGAAACCAAAGAAGCTTTAGCTGACAATGAACAGGTGGTTAGGTTAGTAGGGAGGCTGGTCAGACGGTCTGCCAACCTTCATCCATCTGTGGCTTCTGGTGGCACACTTCTCAAGACTGCTCCAATTTGCGAAGCAAGACTTCACCTCGTGCGAGTTAGGACAG GTCAGGTCTATAAACTTCGAAATCCTAGCGCCAAATACCTTGCATCCTTGTCAGTGTATGACTCCTCTGACCCAACAAAAGATTGGGGATTCCCTGATATTTCAACTGCATGGCAAAATCCTGATTCAAAACGCAAAGGTAAGAGGGTGAAACCAAAAACTGACTCCAAACTGAAGCATCGTGAAGTCGACATGATTGAAGAG CTGGAGACAAAACGCAAAGCTAAGAAGGTGAAACCAAAAACTGACTGCAAACTTACAGCGAAGCCTCGTGAAGTCGACATGTTTGAAGAG CAGGAGGCAGAAAGCAAAGCTCAGAAGGTGAAACAAAAAACTGACTGCCAACTCACAGTGAAGCCACAAGATCAAGTCAATATAACTGAAGAG AGAAGCTGTTCATACAGAGATAGAGCCGCTGAGAGAAGAAATTTGCATGGTGGATATGGTGTTGGGCCAGGTCAAAAAGGAACAATGGTGGGCGATAACACGGACGAGCATTCAGTTACCGACACTGCTTCTGAAGAGGATGCTGCAGCAGAAGCATTGGAGTTATCATTTGGATCTGGAAGTTATGCAAGGAGAATAATGAGAAACATGGGTTGGAAGGAG GGTGAGACGCTGGGAAAGAATACAAATGGTTTGGTTGAACCGATACAAGCAGTGGGAAACACTGGGAATGTAGGGCTAGGTTTTCctcaaaggaaaagaagataA
- the LOC104721392 gene encoding uncharacterized protein LOC104721392 isoform X2 — protein sequence MLDSNLTNSSPCTCLGMFLIICIGFWMLTSCFVNRSSGFYHDPNAGWYYCSKDGRYYKHENGEYVPLEYEESGGPVDIVTCDLSEDDSNRKYALHQAENVESEYKVSLSNPGEAPSDPTGSSNDQEPEHPQRPSSWVEDALIELYLAGYKQEPSYSSYKMTSGESTQDHHMLSANGDDEAEELEDGEWIPEEDFDPQEDNFSEDAPLSEEERWLAQYGQVIESPEKTLPEIPSVDLWDWKLVSETKEALADNEQVVRLVGRLVRRSANLHPSVASGGTLLKTAPICEARLHLVRVRTGQVYKLRNPSAKYLASLSVYDSSDPTKDWGFPDISTAWQNPDSKRKGKRVKPKTDSKLKHREVDMIEELETKRKAKKVKPKTDCKLTAKPREVDMFEEEAESKAQKVKQKTDCQLTVKPQDQVNITEEQRSCSYRDRAAERRNLHGGYGVGPGQKGTMVGDNTDEHSVTDTASEEDAAAEALELSFGSGSYARRIMRNMGWKEGETLGKNTNGLVEPIQAVGNTGNVGLGFPQRKRR from the exons ATGCTTGATTCGAATTTAACTAACAGCTCACCTTGCACATGCCTAGGaatgtttttgataatttgtaTTGGTTTTTGGATGCTAACTTCATGTTTTGTGAATCGCAGTAGTGGGTTTTATCATGATCCAAATGCTGGTTGGTATTATTGTAGCAAGGATGGTCGTTACTACAAGCATGAGAATGGCGAATATGTTCCCTTGGAATATGAAGAGTCTGGTGGTCCTGTAGATATCGTCACTTGTGATCTATCCGAAGATGACTCAAACAGAAAGTATGCTCTTCATCAGGCTGAGAATGTAGAAAGTGAGTATAAAGTTTCACTGAGTAATCCTGGAGAAGCTCCTTCAG ATCCAACAGGGTCCTCAAATGACCAGGAACCTGAACATCCTCAACGCCCTTCCTCATG GGTGGAAGATGCACTTATCGAACTTTATTTGGCTGGTTATAAACAAGAGCCCAGTTATTCCAGCTATAAGATGACTTCAGGGGAAAGTACTCAGGATCATCATATGTTGTCAGCTAATG GAGACGATGAGGCTGAGGAACTTGAAGACGGAGAATGGATTCCTGAAGAGGATTTTGATCCACAGGAAGACAACTTCAGTGAAG ATGCTCCTTTAAGCGAGGAAGAAAGATGGTTAGCACAATATGGTCAAGTCATCGAATCCCCTGAGAAGACTCTTCCTGAGATCCCGTCTGTTGATTTGTGGGATTGGAAACTTGTTTCAGAAACCAAAGAAGCTTTAGCTGACAATGAACAGGTGGTTAGGTTAGTAGGGAGGCTGGTCAGACGGTCTGCCAACCTTCATCCATCTGTGGCTTCTGGTGGCACACTTCTCAAGACTGCTCCAATTTGCGAAGCAAGACTTCACCTCGTGCGAGTTAGGACAG GTCAGGTCTATAAACTTCGAAATCCTAGCGCCAAATACCTTGCATCCTTGTCAGTGTATGACTCCTCTGACCCAACAAAAGATTGGGGATTCCCTGATATTTCAACTGCATGGCAAAATCCTGATTCAAAACGCAAAGGTAAGAGGGTGAAACCAAAAACTGACTCCAAACTGAAGCATCGTGAAGTCGACATGATTGAAGAG CTGGAGACAAAACGCAAAGCTAAGAAGGTGAAACCAAAAACTGACTGCAAACTTACAGCGAAGCCTCGTGAAGTCGACATGTTTGAAGAG GAGGCAGAAAGCAAAGCTCAGAAGGTGAAACAAAAAACTGACTGCCAACTCACAGTGAAGCCACAAGATCAAGTCAATATAACTGAAGAG CAGAGAAGCTGTTCATACAGAGATAGAGCCGCTGAGAGAAGAAATTTGCATGGTGGATATGGTGTTGGGCCAGGTCAAAAAGGAACAATGGTGGGCGATAACACGGACGAGCATTCAGTTACCGACACTGCTTCTGAAGAGGATGCTGCAGCAGAAGCATTGGAGTTATCATTTGGATCTGGAAGTTATGCAAGGAGAATAATGAGAAACATGGGTTGGAAGGAG GGTGAGACGCTGGGAAAGAATACAAATGGTTTGGTTGAACCGATACAAGCAGTGGGAAACACTGGGAATGTAGGGCTAGGTTTTCctcaaaggaaaagaagataA